In the genome of Lathyrus oleraceus cultivar Zhongwan6 chromosome 4, CAAS_Psat_ZW6_1.0, whole genome shotgun sequence, the window CGACACCGAACAAGTCCTCGAAAAAGCACCTGCCTTAGTCCTCAAATGCAAAGTCAACGGTCTCATGAAGCGTGTTTTCAGCATAGTACCTTCCGTCGCTTTCCGCAAAATGTCTTCTCATCTCGAAAATTCAATCGACGATGTTTCCTGGCTCCTCCGTGTCTTCGCTCCGACGGAGGAAGGTGGATACGAGTATCTAGGTCTTCCACCTATCGCTTCTAATGAACCGATTCTATGTCTAATTTGGGAACAGATTGCGATTCTTCATAATGGCTCTGTTTATGATCGATCTGATGTTGCTGCTTCTTTGGTTTCGCTTGTTCGCGATAACGATCGGAACAGGAAATTGATAATTGAAGAAGGTGGTGTTGGTCCTTTGTTGAAACTTATTAAAGAAGGTAAAAAGGAAGGTCAAGAAAATGCTGCTAAAGCTATTGGGCTTTTGGGCAGAGACGCTGAAAGCGTTGATGTTATGATTCATGCCGGTGTTTGTTCGATTTTCGCTAAGATTCTTAAAGAAGGTCCTATGAAAGTTCAAGTTGTTGTAGCTTGGGCTGTTTCTGAACTTGTTTCTAAGAATCCTAAATGTCAAGATGTTTTTGCTGAGCATGATATTGTTAGGTTACTTGTTAGTCATATTGCATTTGAAACTGTTCAGGAACATAGTCATTCAAGTCGGATTGGGAACGGTGATACCAAGCCAAGTTCTTCGTATTTGTTAGAGAATCgggtatgataatcctggataacttcgaagaatcgtgttcgtacactttccgaacaaagtatttcgaccctattcttgcctgggttcactaaatctttgtggggataattcttgaagaacaatttgtttctggcaaagagaaatgttcaggaatgtagagagaaagtttggtTTCGTTATTTCTTTTaaactgaggccaaatgactccttatataggagatcaatAACAGAAACCCCGAAAAGACGCAACTAttcagaaacggttacgtcggttgggaaaggattcaactgttcaaaataaaattttgaacgggccgctgccccgcaccccgccaggggcttcgccccttggaaccccgtttcaattattcgcattcaattatacgttggctcgacgagcatgcactccgcactacccctaactcgtttccaagctttaacgcataatttcatcggcctatagtaaatcacattactactaaaatacattgatgatactaaaatcaccaacaaatcccccccattttagtgtaatccttgatttactcagtatatacaataatatatacaagggtataaagatcaaacaaatgcataaatgaaaatgtcttgcgattgaattttcatcttagtacaaatacacattccaaatactcgaaaatcggagtgtcatagcgattgaacccgtcaatccatttgagtgtctgaagatatagtacacatatgtttcttacaatactctactattcatacttgacactttacaagccatgtgtccttatccattaataagcatataggaagccaagtccaagcttcttgaagcggcaaaacttcatgctcacataggtgattcttttaatcttgcatctgcatttgcaattttccaaaagaaccattaagaagatataattcaacctagcaatcacttgcaggtctgagcacataccttgggaagataaacacaattgctccaatctctaactatgatctttccacattgaattctgcttctaatgttgtattagaagggaattgggtataccatagctaataggtttaaatggactttaatcccatcccaattaccgacttcttcactaagtctctagctaaccccttcgtcaagtggtcagctaagttttgttgcgaccgaacaaactcaatagatatcaccccattcatgattaattccctaatcatactatgtctaacacccaaatgtctagactttccattgtatatttgactataagctttagccaatgtggcagtactatcacaacggatagaaattggtgatatcggtttaggccatatcggaatctcatataccaaattccttagccattcCGCTTCTTTATTAGCAGCAGCTAATGCTACAAACTCAGATTCCATTGTGGAACCAGTTATACATGTTTGCTTCTTGGAAGCCCATGAGATGGCACCTCCCCCAAGCAAGAACACCCATCCACTTGTAGAGGATGAATCTTCAGCATTATTTATCCAACTAGCATCCGAATAACCCTCTAACACCGAAGGAAAACCCATATATGACAATCCATAATTCATTGTACCCTTCAAGTACTTGAATACCCTAGTTATCGCATGCCAATGATGTCTACTAGGATTACTAGTAAATCTGCTCAACTTTCCAACCGCATAAGCAATATCCGGTCTAGTGCTAATCATAGCATACATCAAAGAGCCTATAGCTTTTGAATATTCGAGTTGATCCACAGGTTTACCTGTATTTGGCATAAGCTTTTCTCCCGGATCCATGGGAGTACTTACTGGAGAACAACTTTCATAATTGAACTTCTTGAGTATTTTCTCAATGTAATGAGATTGCGTAATTACAATCCCCTTATTCTCCCGTTTAATCTTAATACCAAGAATAACGTCCGCTTCTCCCATATCCTTCATGGAGAACTTTGATGACAAGAAATTCTTCGTTTTATCAACTTGATTTTGGTCGGTgccaaagatcaacatgtcatcaacatataaacaaaTGAAAACTGCTTTACCGGAAGTATCAAATTTGCTATATACACATTTGTCAGCTTGGTTTAGAATGAAACCATTAGACAAAACAACCTCATCAAACTTTTGATGCCACTGCTTCGGAGCTTGTTTCAGCCCATACAACGACTTAACTAGCTTACACACTTTATGCTCATTACCAGGCATTACAAATCCTTCAGGTTGcttcatatacacttcttcctccaaatcaccattcagaaatgctattttgacatccatttgatgaatcactagattatgaatagccgccaaggcaatcaacaatctaatagtagtgatacgggcaacaggagcataggtatcgaaataatcaatcccttccttttgtctgaagccttggataactaatctagctttaaacttgtcaattgtaccatcgactttcatcttctttttgaagatccatttgcaaCCCAACGGTTTGCAACCTGGTGGTAAATCAGATAATACCTAAGTATTATTTTCCATGATAGAACCAATCTTTTCGTCAATTGCTTCTTTCCAAAAAGCAGAATCTCGAGATTTCACAGCTTCATCATACGTTCTTGGATCCTCCTCTATACTATAGCAATAATAGTATTGAGTTTCAATATGATCCTTTGATCCCTCAACTAAATATAGTTGAAAATCAGATCCATAAGATCTAGATTTTCTAGCTCTTTTGCTCCTGCGGGGTTCAAGTGTCTCACTTGGCACATCATTTGAATGATCGTCCCTTAGAGATTCATCTGAATTAGGTATAGAGTCCTTTGGTCTAGGTATAGAAGAGAAACAATTCTCATCAAATATGGCATCTCTCGATTCTATAATCGTGTTAATAGAAATTGAGTCATTAGGTTCTATAACATAAAACCTATAGGCCTTGGAGTGCTCAGCATATCCAACAAAGATGCAAGCTACACCCTTTTCACCCAAAGTTTTCCTTTTTGGGTCCGGGAGTCTAACCACGGCCCTACAACCCCAAACACGTAGAAATGTTAAGTTGGGTCGTTTCTTATaccaaagttcatatggggtagtcttgttccttttattaggaaccctatttaacaaatagcaagccgttaacatagcttctccccaaaacccttcactcaaaccagagtaagataacatggcattcaccatttccttaagcactctatttttcctttcagccacaccattttgttgaggtgtataaggtgtcgtagtctcatgaatgattcctacggattggaaaaatacaggatcataatattcaccacctctatctgtacgtaatgttttaatcaacacattctattgcacttcaacttcagttttataaattttgaatttatctaaggattcgtccttagcgtgcatcaaataaacatagcagaatctagatgcatcatctatgaaagtgacaaaatattttttatgtcctaatgatggagtagcatgcaaatcacataaatcactatgtatcaactcaagaatgacagatttccttgttatacttttaaaaggttgcctagtgatctttgttaacatgcaagttttacaattttctacatttTTATCAAAAACAGGAATTAAATCATCTTTAGACATTTCATGCATTCTTTTATAATGTACGTGTCCTAGACGAGCATGCCATAACGATGAATTGATAACATTCGAAGAGGACATAAATACAGAACCAGAATCATTAGGAACTCCATTCAAATTCATCATAAACATACCATTATTATAATATCCAAATCCTACAAACACACCAGACTTCGATAAAACATATTTATCGGATTCACACACTTGCTTGTATCCAAGCTTATTTAATACAGGACCAGAAATTAGATTTTTACGTAGTTTAGGAACATACAAAACATTAAACAAAGTAATAGTCTTTCCAGAACTGAATTCTAGCACCACgtttcctttgccttcaacgggAGCGAAGTGATCATCTCCCATGTAGAGGACAGAACCATCTTTCACTGGAACAAGAGTCTTGAACCATAAACGAtccttgcaaacatgtgttgtagcgCCAAAATCAATCCACCACGCGATATCATCATCCTGCACATAGAATGCTTCAGAATTTAGTGAAACTGAATGTTTAATCAAACTATTCAAATCACGAATTGATTTCTGACCTTTGTTTTCGGATTGGTCCTTAGACCCCTTTCCTGAACCACTTGCATTCACGTTATCATGCTTTTTGCCGGAACAGCAATCCTTCTTGAAGTGGCCTATTTTGCCACACTTTCAGCATTCTAGTTTCGGTTTCTTGTTAGCACCGAAACTTCCCTTATTGTTCTTGAAAGCACGCttctttcctttgtttttgttgttaccgttcttaccaccctcttcgaccatattaaccgagggtccagcaatttctttgccttttcctttgtcatcctcctgcgctcttagagattcttctatgcgcaagtgacttccaagttggatcaaagacagttcgtcttttccatgcttcagattgtgtttgaaatccttccacgaaggaggcaacttgtctatgatgcttgagacatatattgtttcatccatcttcaatccttgttgtgtgaactgtccaaggattcagaggagttcattgaattgttccatgacagacctcgattcaaccattttgtaattgttgaaatcggttaccaggaactttttactggatgagtcctctcccatgtacttggattcgagacaatcccacaattcctttgcagattctatgttttgataaatatcaaataagggatcagacataccgttaagaatgtgccctctgcatatgtagtcgtcgttctcccattttgatatgcgtctcagattttcaaccgtgtcttcctccagaagttctggaatcggtgtagacaggacgtgcaccaccttcaacgttgtcaacatgaaatgcatcttcttttgccaacgcctgaagtcttgtccttgaaacttgtccaattttccgaagtttgtagtcatctccttgacggtgcttcctccagccatgattatcagaaaatactttgttcgtttgttagagaatcgggtatgataatcctggataacttcgaagaatcgtgttcgtacactttccgaacaaagtatttcgaccctattcttgcctgggttcactaaatctttgtggggatagttcttgaagaacaatttgtttctggcaaagagaaatgttcaggaatgtagagagaaagtttggtTTCGTTATTTCTTTTaaactgaggccaaatgactccttatataggagattaataacagaaaccgaaaagacgcaactgttcagaaacggttacgtcggttgggaaaggattcaactgttcaaaagaaaatttcgaacgggccgctgccccgcaccccgtcaggggcttcgccccttggaaccccgtttcaattattcgcattcaattatacgttggctcgacgaacgtgcactccgcactacccctaactcgtttccaagctttaacgcataattgcattggcctatagtaaatcacattactactaaaatacattgatgatactaaaatcaccaacagTATTCTGGCATTAACATCAACGAAATGGAACTTGAAGATTCGGAGAGTAAGGCTGACATGAAAGCAATGGCAGTGAAAGCTCTTATGTTTTTAGCAAAGGATAACTCTGCGATTTGTCGTAGCTTAATAGAATCAAGTGCTTTGTTATGCTTAGCTATTCTCCTTGAGAAAGGACCTGAAGAAGTGAAGTACAATTCTGCCTTGGCATTGAAAGAGATTACTGCAGTGACTAAGAAAGACGCTGAGTTGAGAAGATCAGCGCTTAAGTCGAATTTTCCTGCTTGTAGAGTCGTTGTCAATCAAGTGATCGATATTATTGACAAAGAAGATAAGAAATTTTTGATTTCTTGCATTAAGGTTATTGGGAGTTTGGCAAGGACATTCACGAAAAATGAGAAAAGGATAGTTGGTTCATTGGTTCAATTTCTCAACGAAAGAGAGGATGAGGTATCCAAAGAGGCTGCAGATTCACTCGCAAAAATTGCCTGCTATAATAACTACCTCCACCTCTATCACTCTAAGGCGATTATAAGCTCTGGTGGTGTAACACACTTGGTTCAACTTTTGTACTTTGGCGAGCAGTCAGTACAGCAATCAGCCTTGATTCTGCTATCCTATATTGCATTAAATGTGCCAGACAGTGAAGAACTTTCTAGGGCCGAGGTTCTTGGAGTTCTTGAATGGGCATCCAGACAACCTAATGTGACTCAAGATGAAACCACCATAGCTCTGTTGCAAGAATACAAGTGTAGACTGGAGCTTTACCAGTCTAGAGGTTCAAGAGGGTTCCAAAATTAACATCAATAGGAAGAGACAATAGGAAGAGACAGTAATCAGCTGTTACTCCCTCCGTTCTTTTATAAGTGTCACTTCTTGAGAAAAAAatgtttctttttaattgtcacttgtAAAATTTAAGGTAGTATGAATTGCTCTTTTGTCAAAATTACCTCTAGGAAATTATTACAGAGAGAAAATGTAAAATGAATGTAATATATAATTAAGGatattataggtaaaagaagaattattgtatgaaaaataacaaaaatgaTTAGCTTTTTTGATATATGTAAAAAGATCAAAAAAATAacacttaaaaagaaacggaAGGAGTAATGTTGTTGTTTGTGTGAGATTTTTGAATGATTTGTATCTGGTTTATTGTTCCGAGGAAGAGTGGATATAAGCAATCATTGCCTTCTTTAAGTGCTTAGTTTCATTTTCAACTATGAAGAAGATGATTTGTTCTAGCCGTAAGTTTCCTCCTCTTCACCGACTAGTAATATTTTGTAATTGTGTCTTTGTAAGCAATCTCTAAGTTGCTCTAGGCTTATAGTTCTTCTTTTAGTATATGAAACCAAGAATGTTGTAGAAATTGACAAAGAAGAGGCACAGAATCAGACACAAGAAAGACTGCTTGATTACTCTATAAGTTAGTCATATCATCATGTGGCTTTGTGCAATTATACTAAcatttgtttattttccaaagCTTGGAAAATATTAGTATTGCATAAGTTGTTTGTTAGATTAGATTTTTACAATGAATAAACTATTTGGTCAATTTGGCATATGGTAACCCAAAGTTGATTGTTTGTTCTATAGTTAGGAATATTGTTATCATATACTACCTCTTTCTCATCTTACCTACTCTCACTTTTACCTACTCTCACTTTTGTGACTTACACACTTTTTAAGGTAATGAcaaaataaattttattattttttgttgttgttaataCTAGTTAATTTGGTAGTTAGGTGAGTCAAAATATAAAATAGAGATAAATTTGTAAATAGAGATAATAAATATTGTATTAATATTATGAAATAACACATAATTGAAAAAATATATTGCAAAAGTAGCACTTATTATAAAACTAAAATTGAAGGAGTTTAGGAGTGGATTATTATAGATTCTTTTCTTGATTTATCATCTTAACGGTAGGTTGTCATATCTTTACCATTAATTCGCTCAATAACATTCAAGACATATAAGTTCAATATCCAAATTGTGTAATTTAGGATCCGAGTTGTGTCTATGGGATTGTGATGTATATGAATCTTTGGACTCGGACTATGGGAGGGAGAGAGTGGAGACATCCTATATACCACTAATTTCGATTTTTTGTCCACAGTACCCCAAACCTGAAAATTTATTTACACAATGTcccattttaaaaaaaaaaatcccAGAATGCCCCACTTTTCTATTGGACCTCGTCCAACGAATGAGCGAGAGCATGAAACGCTCAAAAGCCTGGGAAGGCTCGCCCATTGGATGGCTGAGCGCATGAAAGAGcgtttttttattttattttatttatttaaaatacaattatataattaaataacattaataaaattattattaaataattttttaattaattctatatttaaataataaaaatgatttttttaaaataataataatatttttgtAAAATACTAATAATAGTCTTCTAatattgtttttttaaaatattaataataaaaatgattttttcttaaaatattaataatagaaatgttttttttaaatattaaatataaaaatgatttgtttccctccaaaatttcaataattttttGGAATGATatgtttccctccaaaatttcaaTGACCGAGCAATTGCTTTGTGTTTGTATTGTCTCGGCCAATGATTGGTCGAGTATTCAagtttaattttctataaatagcAGGACTTGTAGAAAATTAAGTCAAAGCACAAAATCCTTTATTTTGGTAAAAATGTCTGTTTGGGGTGTTGTATTTTATGGACAAGGTGAAAAATCAGTGTTTGCCTTGATCCGCAATGGAATTTCTAAACACTGATTTCAGCCATCCACACTGGCTTCCGACAGTTAGGCGGGCGTCGTATGAAGGTGAGGAAAGTAGAGTATCGTTGTCCATACATAACGTTGACTGATGCAGGCCCCGATGGTACGTACATGTATTACCTGGATCGTATagaaaatgatgaaaatgttcaGTGTATGTTTTTGGCACATAGTGGTGAAGTTAATAGAGGCGTTGAAGGTCcacttgtgttggttgttgttgttgattagttttttaattaccacttgtgttggttgttgttgttgttgttaacATGGTTGTTGTTGTGGTCGTACTTTGTAAACAGAAGCCTTTGATTATCAAATGTATTTCATAATTGTTTGTTTCCAAAAGACATTAGAAATACACAGTGATTTATATATAGTACgttgataacatgaaataatatcacacttttggactcgatttaattaaattatattattatttgtttcgatttattttatattattcgatattacttggtattttccttctatttattccaggcaacattatttgaagcatacgtgaaaaagaaagaaaaggaggtgcaaaaagatGATGAGAAGCAAtttccactaaagcccagcccacaactaTCAACTAGAAGCGCTgaagctgtgacgaccgccacacaaggtgtgacgagcgtcacgcccccctgctttgtgttacgagcgtaacacatggtgtgacgaacgtcacacccccattcctatatttttgggtttgacgcgtaacagaagcacgttctTCCTCTTTCTTCGCTTGACCAGTTGACGCGAGGAAACCTATTGAATGGAAGAAACGGTCACTTGATGGATTGATATAAATAGGACCAATTGTGGAACCCTGCTGCTCTCGctcaattttccagttttcggcaccgcattatttttactgtttttcttattttccagcactctactttcctagcaatttttatttccttttctaTTCCAGTCAATTTTaaagcattcaattaattttctcacaatagtttctacaccggaaactattgtgtaattttaCTGGATCTgaccttacgttagatcatagtattttattccttcaTTTTTAATTTCTTGTCCGATCAaagattgtaagaacaaatccaaccggtttgtggtggagagttcaagcatcgaagctaggaataatcaagacttctattaattttacacgttctttaattttattgtttaaatttatatatgctctgcactgctatttatttatactgtctgatatggctgtatgtaagtataattattgtttaggcttgtttagtatgtctggctaaataaacttagatatcggtatgtaaagtaagtggaatgaaggaatcaaaactaagttggtttaattttgtttaaaaacataatcactctttttatggtctcaatttacagagttaataccaagggtttttgtacgagagtaaaagacataaagaagttaaaatcaatagaacgacggtttgagcttttaactggacagtgtaaattggacattaattttaaatcagggcgaaagcaatttttagagttaattaaattctaatcattttcaaaaagtatttttaaagggtaaatgtgaggacgagagttaagcatttaagtttaattatataatctaagtcaacagagcgagagtttgagacaagggtgtttaaatggttagcattttcttaaaaagagtttctatagattctattgttttcaaaaagtgattttggacttaactaattagtgacagcgcacgttaatataaagtcatagtctattcaacagagtGAGAGTTTGAGAAAAGTCTTTTAActcaatagtgtctactgaaaagatttactttaaaactacgaaaccaacgaagatttgattccctaattacgacgaactgcataccgatatcctcttatttgatatttaatctagatcttattttagttttatttttccccctaatcaataaagtatcatccgccttagctttacgaagtaaccttagaaaaacggtatatcgattcataagtccctgtgggatcgatatcttttaaaactacgcgataagactgtgcacttgcagttaataccctattcgactcataaagtcgcgatcaagtttttggcgccgttgccggggacttttatttagtcgatatcgtaactcttccgttacgctgtagagactaaggcaatttttatttctttctttcgttgatttgtatgccacatactcgctcacaaggcgaacccttttacttacgaatcaacgatgttgaactatatctccgagtcttacgacgaattcgggagtatcgtgctgcaaacaatcttcctccTATCGAAGTTCCcgatctcaaaaatcttcttccttcgccgatacccgagatggcagaaccagctcgtgctcttcgagattacgctgctccatcgcaagatgagccacattcgagtattgctccacccgcaatcgaagcaaacaacttcgaacttaaaccttcgctgttacAAGCAGTACAAtagaatcaattctctggaaatcctactgaggatccaaaccttcatttatccgtatttgtccaatacgctgatactgttaaagctaatggtgtcacttcagaggcaaatcgacttcgtctctttcctttctcgttaagagataaagctagaagatggcttcagtctcttccttccaactcagtcaccacatggaatgagttgaagaaagtctttcttgctcgatattttcctccaagcaaaacagctatgctaagagcccagataaatgcatttaaacagaaagataacgagtctcttttcgaagtatgggaaagatacaaagacatgatgagactttgtccacaccatggtttagaggactggttagtaattcataccttatataatggtctcttatacaacacaaggttgACAATAGACGTCGCCGCAGGTGGCGtgcttatggataaaccttacatcgatgcttatcaacttatcgagagtatggcccaaaaccattatcagtggggaagcgaccgaacaatggtagagaaacctcaaacgaaaagtggcatgtacgagataagtagccttgatcatgttaatgcaaaagtggatgctaTGGCCCAGAAACTTGAAtgtttaaatgtatcacctccagccaccgtggttgccgtaactcaaaattgcgaagtctgtggaatccaaggttacactcctacagattgtcaactcctaacaggaatccaagtagagcaagtgaact includes:
- the LOC127136786 gene encoding uncharacterized protein LOC127136786 codes for the protein MGFSKKSTTTADLVKQLLAKLIQLADQVIKAVDEGNLSFKQECLVVKSKIEKLASLLRQAATSSSILNERPARRIIGDTEQVLEKAPALVLKCKVNGLMKRVFSIVPSVAFRKMSSHLENSIDDVSWLLRVFAPTEEGGYEYLGLPPIASNEPILCLIWEQIAILHNGSVYDRSDVAASLVSLVRDNDRNRKLIIEEGGVGPLLKLIKEGKKEGQENAAKAIGLLGRDAESVDVMIHAGVCSIFAKILKEGPMKVQVVVAWAVSELVSKNPKCQDVFAEHDIVRLLVSHIAFETVQEHSHSSRIGNGDTKPSSSYLLENRYSGININEMELEDSESKADMKAMAVKALMFLAKDNSAICRSLIESSALLCLAILLEKGPEEVKYNSALALKEITAVTKKDAELRRSALKSNFPACRVVVNQVIDIIDKEDKKFLISCIKVIGSLARTFTKNEKRIVGSLVQFLNEREDEVSKEAADSLAKIACYNNYLHLYHSKAIISSGGVTHLVQLLYFGEQSVQQSALILLSYIALNVPDSEELSRAEVLGVLEWASRQPNVTQDETTIALLQEYKCRLELYQSRGSRGFQN